The genome window CATCATAACTGGCTACCCGTTCCTGCATCGTGATCATGCGTTGCCGTTGCTCGTCGGGTGACATTGCCAGGGCATACAGCAACTGATCGGCGACCTCATATTCATCGAGTGGATTGACCAGCAGGGCCTCCCCCAGTTCATTGGCTGCACCCGTCAGTTCACTCAGGATCAGAACGCCCTGCTGGTCCTGCCGGGAAGCGACGAACTCCTTGGCAACCAGATTCATCCCGTCGCGAACGGGCGTGATCAGGGCAATATCGCAGGCCGTGTAGAGAGCGACTAGCTGCGAAAACGTTACGTCTGAGTAACGATATACAATGGGCAGCCATGTCAATGTACCGAACAAACCATTTATCCGCCCCACGGCCTGTTCAATCATTTGCTTGCGCTCGCCGTAGGTTTGAATCTGGTCGCGGGAAGGAACCACAACCAGAATGAAGACCAGCTTCCCCAACCACTCCGAATGCTGCCGGAGAAGCGCTTCCAGTGCGTCCAGCCGCTGCATAACCCCTTTCGTATAATCCAGGCGGTCGACTGAGAAAATAAGTTTATCGGGATACGAACGCTTCAGATCAAGCCGCTCCTGCACCACCGCCTGATCCGCAGCGGCATCATGGAATAAATTGTAGTTGATGCCAATCGGAAAGGCTCCCGTCTGAACCTTCGTCTGCCCATTTTCTATGGTTCCCAGCCGATGGGCCAACCCCAGGCTCAATTGGGCCGATCGCAGGAAATGAACCCGGTAGTCGGTCGTATGAAAACCCACGAGATTAGCGCCTAACAATCCGTTCAACAGGTAATTGCGGCATTTTTCCGGCAACAAACGGAGAATTTCGTAGGAGGGAAAAGGTATGTGCAGGAAGAAACCGATGGTAGCCGATGGCTTGTTCTGCCGGATTAGCATTGGCAGAGGCAGGAAGTGATAATCATGCACCCAAATCAGATCGTCGGGTTGCAGAAGTTCAACGACTTTGTCGCAAACCGCCTGATTGGCTGCCTGGTAAGCGTTCAGGTCTTCGTCGTGATAATCGACGTACGAAGGGAAGTAATGAAAAAGCGGCCAGAGAACCGAATTCGAGAACCCATTATAGAATCCCTTATTCGTCGTTTTATCTAAAAAGACCGGCACGTACTCAAAATCGTCGTTGACCAGATGCTTGTACTTTTCCCAAACGCGCGGGGAGAAATCCGCGCATCCGACCCAGACGGGTTTCGGTGCCGAAGCCGGGAGGTCCAGCGATTTCACAGCCGTGACCAGTCCGCCCGCCGATTGTTTGACGGATGTGACCCGATTTTCGGTCTTGAACGAAAACGGCAGTCGATAGGAAATAATAAGTAAACGATTATCATTCATAAAATAGGAGTCAACAAAAAAGGTACATCAGCCGAGCCTGCCAGTTGTTGTACTGGTAAACGACCGCCTGATCATCCTGTAGAAAGGCCCCGGCCATCTATGATCGGGAAGCCACCAGCGTTAATCTAGTGGCAAAGGCCTCACTGCTCAAGAAACTAGCGATTGGTCGATCCATAAGGTTGGGCTATAAAACGTGCGGGTTGATAGCCCTTCGACGGCTGCCACAGTATAACCGCCGTTTTAGGGAAAGGATAGAAGAGACGGTTTAAAAATGAGGATTTGCATTCTTACGGGCAGATAAGCCTGCATACGACGATAATCGGGTGCCCAGCCTGTGAATCGACCAAGAGCCGGTCGATTGCCTCCGTTGGTCTATTGCCAGCTGTGAGTGGATGAACTAAGGCCGAATTAACCGAATCAAGATCGTTACGGATGAAAGCCGAATTGAGATGCGAGGGCGAACGGAATCAGTGACAACAAAAATGGCGCCTTCCCGGGAAGGCGCCATTTTTGTTGTCAGCTCGTTTAGCTGTAAGATGGCTTGTCAATATCGAC of Spirosoma agri contains these proteins:
- a CDS encoding bifunctional alpha,alpha-trehalose-phosphate synthase (UDP-forming)/trehalose-phosphatase, coding for MNDNRLLIISYRLPFSFKTENRVTSVKQSAGGLVTAVKSLDLPASAPKPVWVGCADFSPRVWEKYKHLVNDDFEYVPVFLDKTTNKGFYNGFSNSVLWPLFHYFPSYVDYHDEDLNAYQAANQAVCDKVVELLQPDDLIWVHDYHFLPLPMLIRQNKPSATIGFFLHIPFPSYEILRLLPEKCRNYLLNGLLGANLVGFHTTDYRVHFLRSAQLSLGLAHRLGTIENGQTKVQTGAFPIGINYNLFHDAAADQAVVQERLDLKRSYPDKLIFSVDRLDYTKGVMQRLDALEALLRQHSEWLGKLVFILVVVPSRDQIQTYGERKQMIEQAVGRINGLFGTLTWLPIVYRYSDVTFSQLVALYTACDIALITPVRDGMNLVAKEFVASRQDQQGVLILSELTGAANELGEALLVNPLDEYEVADQLLYALAMSPDEQRQRMITMQERVASYDVKQWATDFIDALLTTQQDEQASRVILLEGDAKQTMLDQYAQAKSRLIVLDYDGTLVEFTTEPELASPTPAVIDRLSKLAANPDNKVLVISGRPEKTLEKWLGHLPISLVAEHGATSKQDGVWIRNEASDERWKETIRPLLTDFASRCKGSFIEEKEASLAWHYRGANQQMGFKRSRELVDLLEHILPSDLRLLDGQKVIEVKSQETNKGKIARQWATAQPYSFVLVMGDDQTDEDMFSALATITPYTVKIGPKPTQAHYRLNDVAQALSVLDELATYTDPA